The genomic window CGACTTCTGGTCCCTTCTCTTCTTACTGATTTATTCCTCCCCTTCTCTTCCAGTCCCCTACTCACAGAGCTTCTCATTTTATTTTTGTAGATTTGGTTTATCTATGTCTGCAGGTTGTTTGATAAAAATCCAAAAAGGCTGACATGGTAGAATTAATCTATGTAAATCGTGTGATTTTATTTTTCTATAATTTAGTTCCAGTCAAAGATAACAAGTTAGTAGTCCCATTATTTTTTTGCAATTTAGGTACTGAAGGAGATCAGAATGCTTTTATTTCTATTTACATCATGGGCTTTATTATAGAACAACCACAGTGGAGAAAATTATCTCATATTTATTAATATCTTTTATTGTTTGTGTTTAGTGAATAAAAACTGCAGTAGATTCCCACCTCTTATTATGGATGCACAAGTGCTTCACAATGTTTCGTTGCTGACATCTTTGCCCTGTCTGTCTAGGTTAAATGTCAGTGCTTCACAATGCACTTTATACTTTGCACGATCTAACAATGCATGCCAGACTTCTGATAATTATACAATAGTATGCAGCGATGCTACTAAGACATGCTGAATGCGGAGTTTTATTTTATCTATGTTAGTACCCATGCGAATATTGAATTGTTTTACTTTGATGGTTTAGCACATGTCATAATATAGTCGGTAGTTAGGAGAATGCAttaatctttttgtttcttaggCAAATAGTTCTCATGTTACAGGGTGCGTGGACAAACAGATGCCAGGGGCATTGTTTCACACAACACCTACACCAATGACCACTGGACAAGTGAAGTAAAGGGACTTGTGAACAACATGAAAAACTTTCAGCCATCTTTTGATTACATGGAAATATGCCTTTGATGCATCCGTGTTATTATTTACTGACCGACTGTGTTTAGCAACTTCAGTGTGTCGAtcaaaattactactccctccattcgaaaaAGCTTGTCCCACGAATGATTGTATGTAGCATCAAGtggtagatacatccatttgaggaacaAGCTTTTCCGGATCGAGGGAGTATATGATGTAATTGACCAATATCACTAAGAAGTGCTCCTGGACACAAAATGCTCTATATTATCATGTCTTGAATTTTCTAATTGCAAACTcaaacatttgcattttgttcttcaTTTCAGTTGGGCTTTTGTGTCAATTTTATCAATTTCATACATTACAAATgagaaaaatatatatttttatacAGATCCACGACACTTCGCAAAAGAGTGTACAACAACATCGTCTGCTACCAAAAAAAAGCAAAGTAATCTCTTTTTAGTTCTTGCTTCAAATTTTCTCGCGCGCCAAATGGCGCGACAGGTCATCTAGTACATGGAAAGAGCAAAAGCCACACGAGGTCACGGGGAAAAAGAGGACAGAACCTCACGCAGGCACGCACAGAAGAGAAAAAGACGCTCCTGATGGATTTGATTAGCATATATTTAAATTTTGGTCACAAACCACATAGGGGGTAAACAATAATGCTAAACATACAAATGTTTACATGCTTTTACACGCTGTCTAGGATCTTTTTAAACTAACTAACctctccccccctgattttcatggaGGTGAGCCCCTTCTCCCCCTTAATCTCCAATCAAAACCCACCTTTATGTAAAAACATGTATCCTTTTGTACGTGTAAAAAGGTCATTTCAATTGTCATTTAACACCGTTAAGGCTTAAAATGTATGGAAGTGTTATAAAGGGCATAAAATTAAACTCGATGTTAGATAAGGAAGGAAAATATTTTCAGTGTTAAATAGGGAAAAAATTTAagacagtgttaaataaggaattttctccaCTTTTTACTTTTCTATAAAATACATATATACGATAGACCAATAATATCACCTCtgtttattagtaggtatagatgaaTTAAATATTTTTGAAAAAGCATGAACACTTTTACAAATTATACATATGTTTTTCAATTCTTTGAATACTTTTTTAATTATATCATCATTTTCTAGATCACATGAACAATTTTAAAAATACatgtgtatttaaaaaaatgtcaaTACTACTACCTCTCACTATTATGAGgctttttggatatttcaatatggactacatatagattgaaatgagtgaacaaaaatACTAAAACGCGTATATATACATCTGATCCAGAAAAAATTAGAACATCTTATAATCCTATAACAGTGAACGAAGAAATATATTAGACATACACtcccttttattagtaggtatagatacatATTTTTTTGCTAATAACAATTGAGTCCATCAATCTGCCACAAAAGGCAACAACTTTGATGGCGTAGCCCATTTGATCTTCAAGGAGCACACCGATCGATCAATGGACTCCCAGGCATAGTTAGGCTCGAGTCTGCCTTATTATAGGACCATCAACAACGAATGCACATCCAACAATACACAACTCATTCAGTCTCACACTCATACACACCGAAAGCAAAGCTTCTCAACTCTGGACAACCACCAAAGTAACCCAAATTATATTACACCTTCACGCCGGACAAAACCCTAGCTAGGGTTTGCTTCCCACCCTGCTGCGTGTCAGACAGCGATTTTGGCGGCTGCTATTGGTCGATGGCCATCACCGTCGTGGCTGAGATGGACCACGCCGAGGAGGGGATTTGGCTGACGAAGACACGAGGAGGAGCATGTAGAGGAGGGCTGGGGAGAGGAGgacagcggtggcggcggcagcgcgtTAGATCgtatgcgtgtgcgtgtgtgtgtgtgcgcgcgcgcgcgcgtgcgcgtgcgtgcgtgcgtgctctCTTTTTGTCCTAAACAATCGTCTAGATCGTGTGTTGGTACGAGGGGAGGGGGAGCACGAGAAGCGGCCTGGTTTTTGATGCGCGTGTGTAAGACCGGACGAAAAAAAAGGAACAAAAGGTGGGGGTTGTTTAAGGAAAATGAGGGGAGGGGTCGGATCAGTGGGAGGGGGATCGATCAATGGGTATGAAACGAAACGACGTACCAACTCCCCCTCTAGGAGTTGAGATATTGTGGTATTACCGTGAAAGTTATTGGGAAGGcgtaagagagagaagagagaacaTACATGGATTCGTAACTAAAAATTGAAGAGATTGTGTAAGAGAAAGAGGGAAGAGAGAAAATATGTGTTGTGTCGTTGCTGACTAGGATAAAATTTAGTAAAAAGAGTGACTGGCTTTTACAATTAAGAGAATAAACCAAACCACTTAATGTAAACCCTAGGGTTTATGCTTTAAACCAAAGGAATTCTTATAAAATTCCACTAACCCAAAGGAACGGAATTATATATTCCTACAAAACAAAGGACTCTAAAAGTATTTTCCCTAAGAAACCCTATTGTATGGAATTCCTATAAAATTCTGGGACCGTAGGACAAGTTCAGGGGCTAATTTGAAATTCTATCCAGAAATAAACATTTTCACCCCTTTCCTTTCCTTGGGCCGTGCCTGATCCACTTCACACACAGCACACCTACGCCCAGAAACACCCAAAGCCCAAGCCCCCATCCCCACCGCAGAGAGCttccggcgtcggcggcggcggccatggaggcggCCTTGGCGGAGTTCGAGTGCCTAGGGTCGGCCGGTCCCATAACCGCGGTGGCGAACGAGTTCCTGCGCGAGCAGACCCCGCACAACGAGAACGAGTCGGAAGAGCAGCTCCGCCGCCTGTTCAACCCCGCCTCCTACGCCCTCCCCGTCGGCCCGCccgtctccgccgccgccagaCTCTTCGCCCTGCCACCCGACGACGACGTCGACCGTGTCAGccgcctccccgacgcgctcctccGCGACGTCGTCTCCCGCCTCCCCGTCAAGGACGCCGCGCGCACGGCCGCGCTCTCCCACCGCTGGCGCGGGGTCTGGCGCTCCACGCCGCTCGTCCTCCACGACGCCGACCTCCTCCCCGACACCTCCGCCGTGTCCCTCGTCCTCGACGCGCACCCGGGGCCCTTCCGCTGCGTCCACCTCACCAGCACCCGCTCGCAGGGCTTCCGCGGCCTGCTCGCGCGGTGGCTCCGGCTCCTCGCCGCCAAGGGCGTCCAGGAGCTCGTCCTCATCAACTGCCGCTGGCCGCTCGACTACGTCCTCCCCGCCAGCCTCCTGGGCCTGACCACCCTCACCCGCCTGTATCTCGGCATGTGGAGGTTCCCCGACACGGTCGGCCTCCCGCGCGCCACCTGCTTCCGCAATCTCCGTGACCTCGGCCTCCACAACGTCCTGGTGGAGAGAAGGGATCTGGACTTCATCCTCGACAGGAGCCCCGTGCTGGAGACGCTCTGTGTCCAGGGCAATGTGCTCAAGCTTCGCATCCGGCTCGTCAGCCAGAGCCTCCGGTGCGTGAAGATCATCGGGTGCTTCATCGAAGAGATATTCGTGTTGGACGCCCCAAATCTTGAGCGGTTCATCTATTTTGATGCTTGGCACCCTGTTGGCAACTGCACCACCACGGTCAAGATCGGCCATGCCCCCAAGCTGCACTTGTTGGGATACTTGGCTTTGGACCCACGAAAGCATGTCCTAGATGTGGGCAACACCATCATCAAGGTGCCTCATATTTCCATTAATTGGTTCAATCCTACACTACACGAGCTATGTAAATTAGACATCTTTCTTCTCTTAATTGGGTGCATTGTGAATTTGTGATTGCAATTGCAGGCTGGGATAGGGATGAGCCCAAGCACCATGCTACCAGGTGTGAAAATCCTGGCTTTGGAGGTGCGTTTCGCAGTCCGCAATGATGTCAAGATGATCCCCAATGTCCTCAGATGCTTTCCGAATGTCGAGGCACTCCACATCATGGTGAGGCCCCTGACACTTCTTTTGGCATACATTTCCATCATGTTGCTAATTGTATCAATAGCTGATGAGCTGCATATGCCCTTCTTTATCGAATTTCAGTCTGGAAAAGATGATCAATCTACTGGCAAGCTCAACCTGAAGTTCTGGCACAAGTCCGGTGTCATAGAATGCATACGGTCGCGCATAAAGCTGCTGGTTGTCCGGGATTTCAAAGGGGGGCGAAGCGAGATGGCCTTCCTCAAATTCTTCTTTCAGACTGCGTTGGTGCTGGAGGAGGTGGTGATTCTGTTGCCCGATGATCCGACGGATCATATGTATCGCAAGGTGGTGTCCCTGAGGCACATCGAACGGGCCAGTGAAGCGTCCTTACTGTGGGCAAGCAAGTCTGTTCCTCGAGGCTTCCTTCGGAGCGTCGAGAGAGCATCTGATTTCTCCCTCGACGACCCTTTTGCCAACTACTGTCGCATTGGGTTGCATCGCCTCGGCTATCATCATGAGGAGTAAGTTTGCTCTGGAAGTTGCTAGTGTTCTGCTGATGCAGTATGCAAGACACTGTTAGAGATGTCTGAAGATTCTTGCCTGTGCTAGCCTGATTAGCTTAAGTGTCAAAGTCAGTACTACCATTGTTGATGCACATGGCTACCGTTCTGTTGGAGCCATGGAATTACGGACCACCATGTTTGCATTTCATGCGATTTCATCAGCTGACAGCGGTGTTATATTGCACGGTTTTGGCTAAAAATATGTTTGTTGTGCTACATTGCACGGTTTTGGTTAAAAATGTGTGTTATGACATTGTCTTATCCTTGatcagattttttttcatttttgcgtGGTTGATCAGATTGTCTTCATGCTTTGTTTCTTCTTTTAAACATGGGTAGGCACGGTGCCGATTTCGTTCCAGCTCATGTACAAAGTACAACATGAATTACAAAGCCTCAAACGGCACATTACGAAGCAATTGCATAATTGGTAAGGGTTTGATCTATGAGCTGAGCTAACACATCTAAAAGCAGATCTAGGAAGAACCCTGATGAGCACAATTTTGAGCCACCGCATTGCTATCTCTTGTAGTTTCATTAGCTAGGCTGTGATCTGATGACAGCCATGGTTTTGGCTGAAAAATATGGTTTCTTGTGACAATGGTGTTAAAATTGCACGGTTTTGGCTAAAGAAGGTTTGTCTTGAAATTGTCTTATCCTTGATCAGATTTTCTTCACGCTTCGTTTCTTTCTTAACACGGAAAAGGCACCACGCCAACTTCATTACAGCTCATGTACAGAGTACATTATGAATTTACAAAGCCCTCAAGCAGTACATCATGAAGCAATTGCATAATTGGACACATCCAGAAGCAGGTTCTGAAGATCTAGTATGAACCTGATGAGCGCAATTGTGAGCCACCCCATTGATCTCTCTAGGAATATGATAGACAGAATGGCCAGGCTGCGATGATTTTTCTGCAAGAAATTGCTGAGGGATGACATTCTGAGATCCCTGCTGGCTGCAGCCCTGTCTAGTGTCAGGTTGTGAGTGAGATAGGAACGTGACCTGCCTGTTGGAGCTGAAGCTTGAGTGCTTGATCTGCAGCTAGTGGCAGAGCAATGTGCGTCCTGGTGGAGAGAAGGGATCTGGACTTCATCCTCGACAGGAGCCCCGTGCTGGAGACGCTGTGCGTCCAGGGCAATGTGCTCAAGCTTCGTGTCCGGCTCGTCAGCCAGAGCCTCCGGTGCGTGCAGATCGTCGGGTCCTTCATCGAAGAGATCTTCGTGTTGGACGCCCCACGCCTTAGAGCGGTTCATCCATTCGGAGGCCTGGAATCCTGCTGGCAACTGCACCACCACGGTGAAGATCGGCCATGCCCCCAAGCTGCACTTGTTGGGATACTTGGCGTTGGACCCACGAAAGCATGTCTTAGACGTCGGCAACACCATCATCAAGGTGCCTGGTTTCTCCATTGGTTCAATCCTAGACTACCAATGCAAATTTGTGTGATCTTTCTTTTCTTAATTGGGTGAGTTGTGAATCTGTGATTGATTGCAACTGCAGGCTGGGACAGGGATGAGCCCAAGCACCATGCTACCAGTTGTGAAAATCCTGGCTTTGAAGGTGCGTTTCGCAGTCCGCAATGATGTCAAGATGATCCCCAATGTCCTCAGATGCTTTCCAAATGTTGAGACGCTCCACATCATGGTGAGACCCCTGACGCTTCTTTTGGCATCCATTTGCACCATCTTGGACTAGCATCATGTTGCTAATTTCTATTTGGTATCAATAGCTCATAGCTGATGGACTGCACATGCTTTTCTCTACCAATTTTTCAGTCTGGAAAAACTGATCAATCCACTGGCAAGGCCAACCTGAAGTTCTCGCTCGAGTCTGGTACCATAGAATGCATAGAGTCGCGCATCAAGCTGCTGGTTTTCCATGGTTTCCAAGGGGATCGAAGCGAGCTCGGCTTCCTCAAGTTCTTCTTCGAGAGCGCCTTGGTGCTGGAGGAGGTGGTGGTTGGTTCTGTTGGCCGCTGATCCGACAGATGAGATGATACGCAAGGCGGTGTTTCTGAAGTACATGGAACGGGCCAGTGAAGCCTCCATACTGTCGGTCGGCCGTTCTGGTCCTCAAGGCTTCGCTCAGAGCGCCAGGAGAGGATCTGATTTCTCCCTCGGCGACCCTTTTGCCAACTATTGCCGCAGCGACTTGTATCGTATGTCATCACCCCGCCCCTTGTACCTGTGCTAGCCTGATTAGCTTCAGCGTCGAAGTTGGCAGTGTCATTGTTGCAGCCGTTGTTCTACTGGTTGGCAATTACGGACCACCGTGTATGTGTTTCATGCGATTCCGTTAGCTAGGCTGTGATCTTGATGACAGCCGTGTTGCATTGCACGGCTTTGGCTAAAAATATGTTTATTGCGATTGTGACAATGGTGTTGCATTTGCACGGTTTTGGCTAAGAAATGTTTGTTATGACATTATCTTATGTCCTTGATCAGATCCTCTTCTTCATGATGTAGTACGTTGCTTTGCTTTGCTTTGTGTCTTGTGCGTTGTGCTGTGTTTGtgtgcatatttccttcatgctggTTGGCAATTACAGACCGCCGTGTCTGTGTTTCATGTGATCTCGCTATCTAGCTGTGATAGGATGACAGTGGTGTTACATTGAGTGATTTTGGCTAAAAAAAGTTTATTGTGACAATGGTGTTACATATATTGTACTTTTGGCTAAGAAATGTTTATTATGAAACCACCTTATCTTTGATCAAATTTTCTTCATGCTGTGGTAGTGTTGATTTGCTTTGTGACTTGTGGGTGTGCGTTGCGTGGTGCTGTGTGTTACCCGTTCACGAGTAACTCTGGCTATAGATGTGGCGTTTCTTCTCTGCAAAATAGAAGGATGGGGTATTGCTTGTGTGGCTCACAGTTGCAGAAACAGGATTGAAGAAGATGTGTATGCATGGTAATCGACGGTTTTGAATTTTTTGAATGTGTTTGCTGTTTGCAAGGTTTTATGTTTGGCAGCTAGCTGTGGTCTGATGACAGTGGTGTTGCACTGCGCGGTTTTGGTTCAAAAATGTTTATTATGACATTGGTGTTATACTGTAATGTTGGCTGAAAAAATGTTAATTGTGACATTACCTTATCCTTGATCAGATTTACTGCATGCTGTACTACGTTGCTCTGCTTTGTGACTTGTGCGTTGTGCTCTGTGTGCATATTTCTTCAGGTTGTGTAGTTATTCACAGATACTTGTGGCTACAGATGACGTATTTCTTCCCTGCAAATCGAAAGATGGGGTACTGCTTGGGTGGTTTGCTGTTTGCAAGGTTTTGCAATTTGAAGCAGATTTGATATGCGCACTTTGCCGGTAATTGACGGTTTTGAAATTTTTGAGTGTGTTTGCTGTTTGCAAGGTTTTGTGTTTTTTTTAATGGAGACAACAGTTTTGCCttatcgattaattaagaagaagagattTGTCCAGTTGATTACGGAAAAACGGGCGAAAACCAATACAAACGGAGCACGGACTAACTACTCACATGGCAAGAAACCCCACAACCGCACAAGCTATCCCGGCCACTCTCCGAATACACAACATCCAACAAACCATCCCGGCCACTCTCCGAATACACAACATCCACAAACCACCCCGACATTGCTACTAAGCCAAGAGACCCTGACAAGAACACCTCGACACAAGACATCAAGCACCTCTCAACCCACAACCACATCCCAATCCAAGAGGACGAGCCGAAAGATCGAAGGTCGTCCATCAAACAACCACAGACGCCTTGCCTGTGGCGCCACTTTTTCCTTTGCCCACCTTCTTTTGTTTGCCCTTTATTGGCGTCCCTTTCAAGAGGCAAGCAATCGACGTGCTCAAACCAGGTCTAGCAACCTCCACACTGGCAAGCAAGTCACAATGTTCCTTCGCAAAGAGAGCATCTGGATTTGGAGTAGGTGCCAACACACTTGGCTCAGTGTTCATGTCACTCATAGGCATCACCTGCTCGATGGTCGCAGACAAGggaagggcagcaacatctaaaACTCCGCGCTCCATGACACCGAGAGGTAGGCTGGCTGACACCTGACACCCAATGGACTTAGACGAGTGAGAGATTGCAACATCCAAATCACCACGCTCATCGACATCAAGTATCTGGCTAAACTTCCGAGGTGATGCCGGCGGTAAAGCCACAATCGAGATCTCGGGAGGGTCTACCTTCGGTTATTCGACGGACAGGAGGCGGAACCGGATCCCCACATAGGTCCCGAAGCTCAGGCATCATCTGCAGCACCGGAGTTACAACTACATCATTGTCCATTCCCTCGGAGGCTGACGCGACGAGTTGGTTCTAGCACGAGGGGAGAAACGGCCATGAAGCTCAGCTCCCCTCTCGACCTCGAAGTTGTCTTCAGGCACAACACAGGCGGCGCCAAGGAGAGCCCACCTAGTGCAGCCTCAGCTCGCTCCATAAAGTTCTCCATCCGCAACATCCAACCTTGCATGGAGTCAAGGTTTTGTGTTTGGCAGGTTAACTTTCGTCAGGGTTAGTTTGGAGGGCACAAGACCCAAACTGAAGGCTTGCTGCACTGCAATTGGCTCCATCCATCCATATGATGCAGGAGACAGCTTTGATCGTGTAGCCTCATGGCTTTGATTCATCAAGTCCCAGACTCCCAGTTGATCTTCAAGGAGCATACATATGATGTGAGCGATCAATGAACTCCCAGGCATAAATAGGCCCGAGTCTGCATTATTATAGGACCATCAACAACGAATTGCACATCCAACAATACACAACCCATTCAGTCTCACACGCCCACACACCCAAAACAAAGTTCTCAGCTCTGGACAACCACCAAACTAACCCCAAATTATAGTACACCACCCAAACACACGCCACCGCGATCAGGACGTCGTCGACGGTCAGGCGCTGCTCCGGGTAACGGCTGCGAAGATGTCCGTGTACCCCACCACGCCGACGAGGACGTCGTCCTCCTCGGCCTCCGCGTCTGTCACCCACACGTGAGTCGCCCGGTGGGACAGCATCTGCGCCATGACGGCCGCGAGCGAGCTCGTGCTCCGGCACATCAGCGGCGAGCTCCGGCCCCGGTACATGCTCCGCACCTGGTTCGCCTGGCTGTTCAGGAACCCGATGTTCCTGCTGCTGAACTTCTTAAGCAGCCTGGGAGAGCGCCCGGGCTCGGCGGCCTCCTCCGACAGCGACGAGCTGATGGAAGGCAGCGGGAAGGCGGAGATGGGGGTCGACCCGTTCTCGTCGGCGCCGATGACAAACTGCCCCGCTGACAGGTTCGCCAGCGCCCACGCTGCCGCGACGTAGTCGCACTTCCACAGCTTGTAGGCAGAGATGTCCCCGATGATCTTGCGGACCCCGTCCGGCATCGTCTCGACCACGGCCACGCCGCACGGGTCCCCAGGGATCTTCTGGATCGCCTCCATGGCTGGCGCAGACGCCTCGACGTGGCAGTAGTGCGGGTTGATGGCTCCGAGGGTACAGATTGGAGACAGTGGGATGGGCGCCAGGGCGCCGAGGCACCCGATCAGGAATCGGAGGATGTCTTCCCTTGACAGGCAGCAAAACCTCTCCGCGCAACTGATAAATGGGGACAACTGCATGCTGCTGCTGCCAGCTGAGCTTGGGGATCCCGATTCTGAGTTCTTCATCCATTTCCTGTTGTAAAGCATAGAAAACCGCTTGGTGATGCCTGTCCAGGAGCCGTTCTTGCGGACAAGGAAGCGCTTCACTCCATTCCTCATCAACTCCAGCGCATCGATCAACCTTGCAAGACAATCAAACTTGGCTGAATAACAAAATACATATGTCAAACATCACATCTTTAAAAATGAACTTGCTTGAAAGGCAAAGGACTAAAAAAGCAGAGCAGTATGATTGGTAGACGCATCATCCAGCTCAGACTCTTATGTCCTATTGAACTTTTCATTTGCGGGCAACTATTATGTCATCCCTAAGAATGTGACATTGGCTCACTACTTGGTGCTGCCAAATCATTTCGGGACATGATTGGGCTGCCTTGCATGTGTCATGTATGGCTCAGTTTATTTAAACAATTGTCTTGACTCATGAATCCCTTGACAGCCAGCACGGCTTCCACATGGATTGCTGCCTTCCTGATTGCGACGTTACATTGCCAAATGGAACCATGTTCCCACTTTGTTCCTCTTATGACAACACAATCAGAAGGACAAACTCTGCACCACGTGAAAGCCATCTGGCTTGTTTAAGTTTGGGAATGAACTGGTGACACTTCATGATGCTGGAAGATAGCGTTAAATACGAGCTAGATTGTTGAATGATCAGTGTACTCTAGGAATTGAGAAAAATCAAGAATAGCCACATATACTGATATAGGTGAACACCTAGCAAATCTATGCTGTTGGTAACGGTCATGAGTTACAGTTTTTCAGTCTCGAGGAGCTATGTGATAGTCTTTTAAGTTGTTGTCAGCAAATGGTCCCTAAAGGGGCAACTAAAATGATGGTTTAATGAAGAAAGCATGACCAGTTGTGGCATTTCTTTGGATACTGAAGAAAAGAAACTGCGCAGACAGGGATAGAGTAACTTAAACTTGAGCAGTTGATTTGTGACTAAGGCACATGAAATTCAGAGATTCTTCAATGAAATTCAGCGACTCATAAGCATCAATCTTGAGCTCACACAAACCAGGTATGAATTAGGATCTGTTTCGAAGGCACTTAATTGAACTTTCCAGTTTTACCCAAGCATGTCGGGCTCCAACGATCACGCCTTACCAACTATG from Triticum aestivum cultivar Chinese Spring chromosome 3B, IWGSC CS RefSeq v2.1, whole genome shotgun sequence includes these protein-coding regions:
- the LOC123072003 gene encoding F-box/FBD/LRR-repeat protein At1g13570 isoform X1 codes for the protein MEAALAEFECLGSAGPITAVANEFLREQTPHNENESEEQLRRLFNPASYALPVGPPVSAAARLFALPPDDDVDRVSRLPDALLRDVVSRLPVKDAARTAALSHRWRGVWRSTPLVLHDADLLPDTSAVSLVLDAHPGPFRCVHLTSTRSQGFRGLLARWLRLLAAKGVQELVLINCRWPLDYVLPASLLGLTTLTRLYLGMWRFPDTVGLPRATCFRNLRDLGLHNVLVERRDLDFILDRSPVLETLCVQGNVLKLRIRLVSQSLRCVKIIGCFIEEIFVLDAPNLERFIYFDAWHPVGNCTTTVKIGHAPKLHLLGYLALDPRKHVLDVGNTIIKAGIGMSPSTMLPGVKILALEVRFAVRNDVKMIPNVLRCFPNVEALHIMSGKDDQSTGKLNLKFWHKSGVIECIRSRIKLLVVRDFKGGRSEMAFLKFFFQTALVLEEVVILLPDDPTDHMYRKVVSLRHIERASEASLLWASKSVPRGFLRSVERASDFSLDDPFANYCRIGLHRLGYHHEDSCTEYIMNLQSPQAVHHEAIA
- the LOC123072003 gene encoding F-box/FBD/LRR-repeat protein At1g13570 isoform X2: MEAALAEFECLGSAGPITAVANEFLREQTPHNENESEEQLRRLFNPASYALPVGPPVSAAARLFALPPDDDVDRVSRLPDALLRDVVSRLPVKDAARTAALSHRWRGVWRSTPLVLHDADLLPDTSAVSLVLDAHPGPFRCVHLTSTRSQGFRGLLARWLRLLAAKGVQELVLINCRWPLDYVLPASLLGLTTLTRLYLGMWRFPDTVGLPRATCFRNLRDLGLHNVLVERRDLDFILDRSPVLETLCVQGNVLKLRIRLVSQSLRCVKIIGCFIEEIFVLDAPNLERFIYFDAWHPVGNCTTTVKIGHAPKLHLLGYLALDPRKHVLDVGNTIIKAGIGMSPSTMLPGVKILALEVRFAVRNDVKMIPNVLRCFPNVEALHIMSGKDDQSTGKLNLKFWHKSGVIECIRSRIKLLVVRDFKGGRSEMAFLKFFFQTALVLEEVVILLPDDPTDHMYRKVVSLRHIERASEASLLWASKSVPRGFLRSVERASDFSLDDPFANYCRIGLHRLGYHHED